In Bombus affinis isolate iyBomAffi1 chromosome 8, iyBomAffi1.2, whole genome shotgun sequence, the following proteins share a genomic window:
- the LOC126919611 gene encoding membrane-associated guanylate kinase, WW and PDZ domain-containing protein 1-like isoform X3: MATKTEDTTSIDNTNDGESMDKEVLAISGNDETNHRIPPTYLYNSGSEQNTGISNQEQSNRNRTQATEDQLGPLPPNWEKAYTDTGEVYFIDHNTGTSHWLDPRLSKFQKRSLEECLDDELPYGWEKIDDTLYGTYFIDHVNRRTQYENPVLQAKRAQQSLGERKSPNFTRNPDKLKGQKIRTTLIKSSRGLGFTIVGGDDSVEEFLQIKSVVPNGPAWLDGKLQTGDVLVYVNDTCVLGFTHNEMVNVFKSISSGETVALEVCRGYPLPFDPNDPNTEVVTTIAVNAPEDPRMYMDLDPSLQSNGRFNFLDSTFLPVHSLQNGENLATTSVNSMPDLCISDKINTIKRPSSTDILLSESSDLNDCKDSSMSSKSEFLSIAIVKGTMGFGFTIADSAHGQKVKKILDRQRCKNLMEGDILVNINDINVRNMCHSEVVQVLKDCARNEEALIHVQRTTSKSNEKKEKNSQDFFRSKTPTADIYSTQTKTVVPSRPKTPLIDTRNRPKSPPGAIRSNWNEQNENELNPLDNRYKYSEYTHSMYYNDPYKANITNLSDNFVTMTNLDDDSVRNSAKRDWVTNDKLNINNDVYSIDIPHHDNMLKQNGCLHSDYYKDLYTSQSHSQYSEQDYNVYSIGQEQNVDTGEIWDKRKETTSFEHEQPHSSSIPRYPQYSNELVCPIVPDIEWIETLVTLVRQDTGFGFRIVGGTEEGSQQVSVGHIVPGGAADLDNRLNTGDLIMSVDGESVMNSSHHHVVQLMIAAAQNGRVTLGIRRRINTQEHLPENLQTHYNRQMNLQYPYDVTVTRMENEGFGFVIISSVNKAGSTIGRIIEGSPAERCGRLNVGDHILAVNHVDITNVCHKDIVNLIKDSGYSVTLTIGYPLDDCCSNTSLSQKDEPTCDGDGGQYHAVELTRGTRGFGFSIRGGREFQNMPLFVLQIAENGPASIDNRLRVGDQIIEINGINTKNMTHTEAIEIIRNGGPSVRLLVRRGCQMPSVSNLTIDQISIRPIDEGTPRRHLLKLHEMGVHPKKRQKVRFFILLNCCSSKNRYL; the protein is encoded by the exons ATGGCTACAAAAACAGAAGATACAACATCTATTGATAATACTAATGATG GAGAGAGTATGGACAAAGAAGTATTAGCAATTAGTGGAAATGATGAAACTAATCATCGTATTCCACCAACATATTTGTATAATTCGGGTTCTGAACAAAATACAGGAATATCCAATCAGGAACAAAGTAATAGAAATCGTACTCAAGCTACAGAAGATCAATTAGGACCTCTACCACCAAATTGGGAGAAAGCTTACACAGACACAGGAGAAGTTTATTTTATAga TCACAATACAGGCACTTCTCACTGGTTAGATCCACGTTTATCTAAATTTCAAAAAAGGTCTCTTGAAGAATGTTTGGATGATGAATTACCTTATGGTTGGGAAAAAATAGATGATACTCTTTATGGTACATATTTTATTGATCATGTAAATCGTAGAACTCAATATGAAAATCCTGTATTGCAAGCCAAAAGGGCACAACAAAGTTTGGGAGAAAGAAAGAGTCCTAACTTCACAAGAAATCCTGATAAACTAAAAGGCCAGAAAATCAGAACAACTTTGATAAAAAGTTCAAGAGGATTAGGATTTACAATTGTTGGTGGAGATGACTCAGTTGAGgaatttttacaaattaagaGTGTGGTACCAAATGGTCCAGCATGGTTAGATGGAAAATTACAAACTG GGGATGTGCTGGTATATGTTAATGATACCTGTGTTTTGGGTTTTACACATAATGAAATGGTTAATGTTTTCAAATCAATTAGCAGTGGTGAAACTGTTGCATTGGAAGTGTGTCGTGGTTATCCATTGCCATTTGACCCAAATGACCCAAATACAGAAGTGGTTACAACTATTGCTGTTAATGCACCAG AAGATCCGAGAATGTATATGGATTTAGACCCTTCTCTACAAAGTAATGGTCGTTTCAATTTCTTGGATTCTACATTCTTACCAGTACATAGTCTTCAAAATGGTGAAAACCTTGCCACTACTTCTGTCAACTCAATGCCAGATCTTTGTATTTCGGATAAGATTAATACAATTAAGAGACCTAGTAGTACAGATATTTTATTGTCTGAAAGCAGTGATTTGAATGACTGTAAAGACTCATCAATGTCTTCCAAATCAGAATTTCTCAGTATTGCGATTGTAAAGGGTACCATGGGATTTGGATTTACAATAGCAGATTCAGCTCATGGTCAGAAAGTTAAAAAAATTTTAGATCGCCAACGTTGTAAAAATTTGATGGAAGGTGATATTTTAGTCAATATAAATGATATTAACGTGAGAAACATGTGTCACTCAGAAGTGGTACAAGTGTTGAAAGATTGTGCTCGCAATGAAGAAGCATTGATACATGTACAGAGAACAACATCCAAATcaaatgaaaagaaagaaaaaaattcacAGGACTTCTTTAGAAGTAAAACACCGACGGCTGATATTTATAGCACTCAAACAAAGACTGTTGTACCAAGTCGACCAAAAACTCCACTTATCGATACCAGAAATCGTCCAAAGTCCCCACCCGGTGCGATCAGATCAAATTGGAATGAACAAAACGAAAATGAATTAAATCCACTCGATAATCGATACAAATATTCAGAATACACGCATAGCATGTATTACAATGATCCATATAAagcaaatattacaaatttatctGACAACTTTGTTACAATGACAAACTTAGATGATGATTCTGTAAGAAATAGCGCAAAAAGAGATTGGGTTACAAacgataaattaaatataaataatgatgTATATTCTATTGATATACCTCACCACGATAACATGTTGAAACAAAATGGATGTTTACATTCAGACTATTATAAAGATTTGTATACATCACAATCTCATTCTCAATATAGTGAACAAGATTATAATGTATATTCTATTGGTCAGGAACAAAATGTTGATACTGGTGAAATATGGGATAAACGGAAAGAGACTACCAGTTTTGAGCATGAACAACCACATTCCAGTTCGATACCGCG gtATCCTCAATATAGCAACGAGTTAGTGTGCCCAATTGTGCCTGATATAGAATGGATAGAGACACTGGTAACTTTAGTAAGACAAGATACAGGATTTGGATTTAGAATAGTTGGTGGTACCGAGGAAGGATCTCAA CAGGTTTCAGTTGGACATATTGTACCAGGTGGTGCAGCAGACTTAGATAACAGATTAAATACAGGTGATCTAATTATGTCCGTCGATGGTGAGAGTGTTATGAATTCATCACATCATCACGTTGTTCAATTAATGATAGCTGCCGCTCAAAATGGTAGAGTCACTCTAGGAATTCGTCGTCGAATTAACACCCAAGAACATCTTCCAGAAAATCTTCAAACTCACTATAATAGACAAATGAATCTCCAATATCCTTATGACGTGACGGTTACTAGAATGGAAAATGAAGGTTTTGGTTTTGTTATCATTTCCTCAGTTAATAAAGCCGGTTCGACGATAGGTAGAATAATCGAAGGTTCACCCGCGGAAAGATGCGGCCGATTAAATGTTGGCGATCATATTCTTGCCGTCAATCATGTAGATATTACAAATGTTTGTCATAAAGACATTGtgaatttaattaaagattCGGGTTATTCCGTTACGTTGACAATTGGTTATCCTCTTGATGATTGTTGTAGTAATACGTCTTTATCTCAAAAG GATGAACCAACATGTGATGGAGATGGAGGTCAATATCATGCTGTGGAATTGACTCGTGGAACTAGAGGATTTGGTTTCAGTATTCGTGGAGGACGCGAATTTCAAAACATGCCATTATTTGTGTTACAAATTGCAGAAAATGGTCCGGCATCTATTGATAATCGATTAAGA GTTGGTgatcaaataattgaaataaatggaattaatactaaaaatatGACACATACAGAAGCTATTGAAATTATACGAAACGGTGGACCATCCGTTCGACTTTTAGTTCGACGCGGTTGTCAGATGCCTTCAGTG AGTAATCTCACAATCGACCAAATAAGTATTCGACCGATTGATGAGGGCACCCCACGCAGACATTTATTGAAATTACACGAGATGGGTGTGCACCCTAAAAAACGTCAGAAAGttcgatttttcattttactCAACTGCTGTTCATCCAAAaatagatatttataa
- the LOC126919611 gene encoding membrane-associated guanylate kinase, WW and PDZ domain-containing protein 1-like isoform X4, whose protein sequence is MATKTEDTTSIDNTNDGESMDKEVLAISGNDETNHRIPPTYLYNSGSEQNTGISNQEQSNRNRTQATEDQLGPLPPNWEKAYTDTGEVYFIDHNTGTSHWLDPRLSKFQKRSLEECLDDELPYGWEKIDDTLYGTYFIDHVNRRTQYENPVLQAKRAQQSLGERKSPNFTRNPDKLKGQKIRTTLIKSSRGLGFTIVGGDDSVEEFLQIKSVVPNGPAWLDGKLQTGDVLVYVNDTCVLGFTHNEMVNVFKSISSGETVALEVCRGYPLPFDPNDPNTEVVTTIAVNAPDPRMYMDLDPSLQSNGRFNFLDSTFLPVHSLQNGENLATTSVNSMPDLCISDKINTIKRPSSTDILLSESSDLNDCKDSSMSSKSEFLSIAIVKGTMGFGFTIADSAHGQKVKKILDRQRCKNLMEGDILVNINDINVRNMCHSEVVQVLKDCARNEEALIHVQRTTSKSNEKKEKNSQDFFRSKTPTADIYSTQTKTVVPSRPKTPLIDTRNRPKSPPGAIRSNWNEQNENELNPLDNRYKYSEYTHSMYYNDPYKANITNLSDNFVTMTNLDDDSVRNSAKRDWVTNDKLNINNDVYSIDIPHHDNMLKQNGCLHSDYYKDLYTSQSHSQYSEQDYNVYSIGQEQNVDTGEIWDKRKETTSFEHEQPHSSSIPRYPQYSNELVCPIVPDIEWIETLVTLVRQDTGFGFRIVGGTEEGSQQVSVGHIVPGGAADLDNRLNTGDLIMSVDGESVMNSSHHHVVQLMIAAAQNGRVTLGIRRRINTQEHLPENLQTHYNRQMNLQYPYDVTVTRMENEGFGFVIISSVNKAGSTIGRIIEGSPAERCGRLNVGDHILAVNHVDITNVCHKDIVNLIKDSGYSVTLTIGYPLDDCCSNTSLSQKDEPTCDGDGGQYHAVELTRGTRGFGFSIRGGREFQNMPLFVLQIAENGPASIDNRLRVGDQIIEINGINTKNMTHTEAIEIIRNGGPSVRLLVRRGCQMPSVSNLTIDQISIRPIDEGTPRRHLLKLHEMGVHPKKRQKVRFFILLNCCSSKNRYL, encoded by the exons ATGGCTACAAAAACAGAAGATACAACATCTATTGATAATACTAATGATG GAGAGAGTATGGACAAAGAAGTATTAGCAATTAGTGGAAATGATGAAACTAATCATCGTATTCCACCAACATATTTGTATAATTCGGGTTCTGAACAAAATACAGGAATATCCAATCAGGAACAAAGTAATAGAAATCGTACTCAAGCTACAGAAGATCAATTAGGACCTCTACCACCAAATTGGGAGAAAGCTTACACAGACACAGGAGAAGTTTATTTTATAga TCACAATACAGGCACTTCTCACTGGTTAGATCCACGTTTATCTAAATTTCAAAAAAGGTCTCTTGAAGAATGTTTGGATGATGAATTACCTTATGGTTGGGAAAAAATAGATGATACTCTTTATGGTACATATTTTATTGATCATGTAAATCGTAGAACTCAATATGAAAATCCTGTATTGCAAGCCAAAAGGGCACAACAAAGTTTGGGAGAAAGAAAGAGTCCTAACTTCACAAGAAATCCTGATAAACTAAAAGGCCAGAAAATCAGAACAACTTTGATAAAAAGTTCAAGAGGATTAGGATTTACAATTGTTGGTGGAGATGACTCAGTTGAGgaatttttacaaattaagaGTGTGGTACCAAATGGTCCAGCATGGTTAGATGGAAAATTACAAACTG GGGATGTGCTGGTATATGTTAATGATACCTGTGTTTTGGGTTTTACACATAATGAAATGGTTAATGTTTTCAAATCAATTAGCAGTGGTGAAACTGTTGCATTGGAAGTGTGTCGTGGTTATCCATTGCCATTTGACCCAAATGACCCAAATACAGAAGTGGTTACAACTATTGCTGTTAATGCACCAG ATCCGAGAATGTATATGGATTTAGACCCTTCTCTACAAAGTAATGGTCGTTTCAATTTCTTGGATTCTACATTCTTACCAGTACATAGTCTTCAAAATGGTGAAAACCTTGCCACTACTTCTGTCAACTCAATGCCAGATCTTTGTATTTCGGATAAGATTAATACAATTAAGAGACCTAGTAGTACAGATATTTTATTGTCTGAAAGCAGTGATTTGAATGACTGTAAAGACTCATCAATGTCTTCCAAATCAGAATTTCTCAGTATTGCGATTGTAAAGGGTACCATGGGATTTGGATTTACAATAGCAGATTCAGCTCATGGTCAGAAAGTTAAAAAAATTTTAGATCGCCAACGTTGTAAAAATTTGATGGAAGGTGATATTTTAGTCAATATAAATGATATTAACGTGAGAAACATGTGTCACTCAGAAGTGGTACAAGTGTTGAAAGATTGTGCTCGCAATGAAGAAGCATTGATACATGTACAGAGAACAACATCCAAATcaaatgaaaagaaagaaaaaaattcacAGGACTTCTTTAGAAGTAAAACACCGACGGCTGATATTTATAGCACTCAAACAAAGACTGTTGTACCAAGTCGACCAAAAACTCCACTTATCGATACCAGAAATCGTCCAAAGTCCCCACCCGGTGCGATCAGATCAAATTGGAATGAACAAAACGAAAATGAATTAAATCCACTCGATAATCGATACAAATATTCAGAATACACGCATAGCATGTATTACAATGATCCATATAAagcaaatattacaaatttatctGACAACTTTGTTACAATGACAAACTTAGATGATGATTCTGTAAGAAATAGCGCAAAAAGAGATTGGGTTACAAacgataaattaaatataaataatgatgTATATTCTATTGATATACCTCACCACGATAACATGTTGAAACAAAATGGATGTTTACATTCAGACTATTATAAAGATTTGTATACATCACAATCTCATTCTCAATATAGTGAACAAGATTATAATGTATATTCTATTGGTCAGGAACAAAATGTTGATACTGGTGAAATATGGGATAAACGGAAAGAGACTACCAGTTTTGAGCATGAACAACCACATTCCAGTTCGATACCGCG gtATCCTCAATATAGCAACGAGTTAGTGTGCCCAATTGTGCCTGATATAGAATGGATAGAGACACTGGTAACTTTAGTAAGACAAGATACAGGATTTGGATTTAGAATAGTTGGTGGTACCGAGGAAGGATCTCAA CAGGTTTCAGTTGGACATATTGTACCAGGTGGTGCAGCAGACTTAGATAACAGATTAAATACAGGTGATCTAATTATGTCCGTCGATGGTGAGAGTGTTATGAATTCATCACATCATCACGTTGTTCAATTAATGATAGCTGCCGCTCAAAATGGTAGAGTCACTCTAGGAATTCGTCGTCGAATTAACACCCAAGAACATCTTCCAGAAAATCTTCAAACTCACTATAATAGACAAATGAATCTCCAATATCCTTATGACGTGACGGTTACTAGAATGGAAAATGAAGGTTTTGGTTTTGTTATCATTTCCTCAGTTAATAAAGCCGGTTCGACGATAGGTAGAATAATCGAAGGTTCACCCGCGGAAAGATGCGGCCGATTAAATGTTGGCGATCATATTCTTGCCGTCAATCATGTAGATATTACAAATGTTTGTCATAAAGACATTGtgaatttaattaaagattCGGGTTATTCCGTTACGTTGACAATTGGTTATCCTCTTGATGATTGTTGTAGTAATACGTCTTTATCTCAAAAG GATGAACCAACATGTGATGGAGATGGAGGTCAATATCATGCTGTGGAATTGACTCGTGGAACTAGAGGATTTGGTTTCAGTATTCGTGGAGGACGCGAATTTCAAAACATGCCATTATTTGTGTTACAAATTGCAGAAAATGGTCCGGCATCTATTGATAATCGATTAAGA GTTGGTgatcaaataattgaaataaatggaattaatactaaaaatatGACACATACAGAAGCTATTGAAATTATACGAAACGGTGGACCATCCGTTCGACTTTTAGTTCGACGCGGTTGTCAGATGCCTTCAGTG AGTAATCTCACAATCGACCAAATAAGTATTCGACCGATTGATGAGGGCACCCCACGCAGACATTTATTGAAATTACACGAGATGGGTGTGCACCCTAAAAAACGTCAGAAAGttcgatttttcattttactCAACTGCTGTTCATCCAAAaatagatatttataa
- the LOC126919611 gene encoding membrane-associated guanylate kinase, WW and PDZ domain-containing protein 1-like isoform X1 yields the protein MATKTEDTTSIDNTNDGESMDKEVLAISGNDETNHRIPPTYLYNSGSEQNTGISNQEQSNRNRTQATEDQLGPLPPNWEKAYTDTGEVYFIDHNTGTSHWLDPRLSKFQKRSLEECLDDELPYGWEKIDDTLYGTYFIDHVNRRTQYENPVLQAKRAQQSLGERKSPNFTRNPDKLKGQKIRTTLIKSSRGLGFTIVGGDDSVEEFLQIKSVVPNGPAWLDGKLQTGDVLVYVNDTCVLGFTHNEMVNVFKSISSGETVALEVCRGYPLPFDPNDPNTEVVTTIAVNAPDILTEDPRMYMDLDPSLQSNGRFNFLDSTFLPVHSLQNGENLATTSVNSMPDLCISDKINTIKRPSSTDILLSESSDLNDCKDSSMSSKSEFLSIAIVKGTMGFGFTIADSAHGQKVKKILDRQRCKNLMEGDILVNINDINVRNMCHSEVVQVLKDCARNEEALIHVQRTTSKSNEKKEKNSQDFFRSKTPTADIYSTQTKTVVPSRPKTPLIDTRNRPKSPPGAIRSNWNEQNENELNPLDNRYKYSEYTHSMYYNDPYKANITNLSDNFVTMTNLDDDSVRNSAKRDWVTNDKLNINNDVYSIDIPHHDNMLKQNGCLHSDYYKDLYTSQSHSQYSEQDYNVYSIGQEQNVDTGEIWDKRKETTSFEHEQPHSSSIPRYPQYSNELVCPIVPDIEWIETLVTLVRQDTGFGFRIVGGTEEGSQQVSVGHIVPGGAADLDNRLNTGDLIMSVDGESVMNSSHHHVVQLMIAAAQNGRVTLGIRRRINTQEHLPENLQTHYNRQMNLQYPYDVTVTRMENEGFGFVIISSVNKAGSTIGRIIEGSPAERCGRLNVGDHILAVNHVDITNVCHKDIVNLIKDSGYSVTLTIGYPLDDCCSNTSLSQKDEPTCDGDGGQYHAVELTRGTRGFGFSIRGGREFQNMPLFVLQIAENGPASIDNRLRVGDQIIEINGINTKNMTHTEAIEIIRNGGPSVRLLVRRGCQMPSVSNLTIDQISIRPIDEGTPRRHLLKLHEMGVHPKKRQKVRFFILLNCCSSKNRYL from the exons ATGGCTACAAAAACAGAAGATACAACATCTATTGATAATACTAATGATG GAGAGAGTATGGACAAAGAAGTATTAGCAATTAGTGGAAATGATGAAACTAATCATCGTATTCCACCAACATATTTGTATAATTCGGGTTCTGAACAAAATACAGGAATATCCAATCAGGAACAAAGTAATAGAAATCGTACTCAAGCTACAGAAGATCAATTAGGACCTCTACCACCAAATTGGGAGAAAGCTTACACAGACACAGGAGAAGTTTATTTTATAga TCACAATACAGGCACTTCTCACTGGTTAGATCCACGTTTATCTAAATTTCAAAAAAGGTCTCTTGAAGAATGTTTGGATGATGAATTACCTTATGGTTGGGAAAAAATAGATGATACTCTTTATGGTACATATTTTATTGATCATGTAAATCGTAGAACTCAATATGAAAATCCTGTATTGCAAGCCAAAAGGGCACAACAAAGTTTGGGAGAAAGAAAGAGTCCTAACTTCACAAGAAATCCTGATAAACTAAAAGGCCAGAAAATCAGAACAACTTTGATAAAAAGTTCAAGAGGATTAGGATTTACAATTGTTGGTGGAGATGACTCAGTTGAGgaatttttacaaattaagaGTGTGGTACCAAATGGTCCAGCATGGTTAGATGGAAAATTACAAACTG GGGATGTGCTGGTATATGTTAATGATACCTGTGTTTTGGGTTTTACACATAATGAAATGGTTAATGTTTTCAAATCAATTAGCAGTGGTGAAACTGTTGCATTGGAAGTGTGTCGTGGTTATCCATTGCCATTTGACCCAAATGACCCAAATACAGAAGTGGTTACAACTATTGCTGTTAATGCACCAG ATATTTTAACAGAAGATCCGAGAATGTATATGGATTTAGACCCTTCTCTACAAAGTAATGGTCGTTTCAATTTCTTGGATTCTACATTCTTACCAGTACATAGTCTTCAAAATGGTGAAAACCTTGCCACTACTTCTGTCAACTCAATGCCAGATCTTTGTATTTCGGATAAGATTAATACAATTAAGAGACCTAGTAGTACAGATATTTTATTGTCTGAAAGCAGTGATTTGAATGACTGTAAAGACTCATCAATGTCTTCCAAATCAGAATTTCTCAGTATTGCGATTGTAAAGGGTACCATGGGATTTGGATTTACAATAGCAGATTCAGCTCATGGTCAGAAAGTTAAAAAAATTTTAGATCGCCAACGTTGTAAAAATTTGATGGAAGGTGATATTTTAGTCAATATAAATGATATTAACGTGAGAAACATGTGTCACTCAGAAGTGGTACAAGTGTTGAAAGATTGTGCTCGCAATGAAGAAGCATTGATACATGTACAGAGAACAACATCCAAATcaaatgaaaagaaagaaaaaaattcacAGGACTTCTTTAGAAGTAAAACACCGACGGCTGATATTTATAGCACTCAAACAAAGACTGTTGTACCAAGTCGACCAAAAACTCCACTTATCGATACCAGAAATCGTCCAAAGTCCCCACCCGGTGCGATCAGATCAAATTGGAATGAACAAAACGAAAATGAATTAAATCCACTCGATAATCGATACAAATATTCAGAATACACGCATAGCATGTATTACAATGATCCATATAAagcaaatattacaaatttatctGACAACTTTGTTACAATGACAAACTTAGATGATGATTCTGTAAGAAATAGCGCAAAAAGAGATTGGGTTACAAacgataaattaaatataaataatgatgTATATTCTATTGATATACCTCACCACGATAACATGTTGAAACAAAATGGATGTTTACATTCAGACTATTATAAAGATTTGTATACATCACAATCTCATTCTCAATATAGTGAACAAGATTATAATGTATATTCTATTGGTCAGGAACAAAATGTTGATACTGGTGAAATATGGGATAAACGGAAAGAGACTACCAGTTTTGAGCATGAACAACCACATTCCAGTTCGATACCGCG gtATCCTCAATATAGCAACGAGTTAGTGTGCCCAATTGTGCCTGATATAGAATGGATAGAGACACTGGTAACTTTAGTAAGACAAGATACAGGATTTGGATTTAGAATAGTTGGTGGTACCGAGGAAGGATCTCAA CAGGTTTCAGTTGGACATATTGTACCAGGTGGTGCAGCAGACTTAGATAACAGATTAAATACAGGTGATCTAATTATGTCCGTCGATGGTGAGAGTGTTATGAATTCATCACATCATCACGTTGTTCAATTAATGATAGCTGCCGCTCAAAATGGTAGAGTCACTCTAGGAATTCGTCGTCGAATTAACACCCAAGAACATCTTCCAGAAAATCTTCAAACTCACTATAATAGACAAATGAATCTCCAATATCCTTATGACGTGACGGTTACTAGAATGGAAAATGAAGGTTTTGGTTTTGTTATCATTTCCTCAGTTAATAAAGCCGGTTCGACGATAGGTAGAATAATCGAAGGTTCACCCGCGGAAAGATGCGGCCGATTAAATGTTGGCGATCATATTCTTGCCGTCAATCATGTAGATATTACAAATGTTTGTCATAAAGACATTGtgaatttaattaaagattCGGGTTATTCCGTTACGTTGACAATTGGTTATCCTCTTGATGATTGTTGTAGTAATACGTCTTTATCTCAAAAG GATGAACCAACATGTGATGGAGATGGAGGTCAATATCATGCTGTGGAATTGACTCGTGGAACTAGAGGATTTGGTTTCAGTATTCGTGGAGGACGCGAATTTCAAAACATGCCATTATTTGTGTTACAAATTGCAGAAAATGGTCCGGCATCTATTGATAATCGATTAAGA GTTGGTgatcaaataattgaaataaatggaattaatactaaaaatatGACACATACAGAAGCTATTGAAATTATACGAAACGGTGGACCATCCGTTCGACTTTTAGTTCGACGCGGTTGTCAGATGCCTTCAGTG AGTAATCTCACAATCGACCAAATAAGTATTCGACCGATTGATGAGGGCACCCCACGCAGACATTTATTGAAATTACACGAGATGGGTGTGCACCCTAAAAAACGTCAGAAAGttcgatttttcattttactCAACTGCTGTTCATCCAAAaatagatatttataa